One genomic window of Quercus lobata isolate SW786 chromosome 9, ValleyOak3.0 Primary Assembly, whole genome shotgun sequence includes the following:
- the LOC115960677 gene encoding uncharacterized protein LOC115960677 isoform X2, with the protein MEDYLLCMKTLRSQMNAKSETKQLKEDTEQMMKAKGQICSQILERQRKIVSLESDSSTLAQTLELIQQEKASLSSKLLEMRTYFTKVGEEINAKLQEQQDWVNSHKISGKLGEHVLVKDRISEQTGETEGKSSIDGDLIMDNLGSEAKNNLIAKLDAAKAKLDEISRMKSKLVMENSKMKQLLEQVKFKANDFEPELRTMDIKTLEEEHNALLLDKAGVIEYLQTLPSQIETLKGISHVITCACGKEYKVGVDCCV; encoded by the exons ATGGAGGATTACTTGCTGTGCATGAAGACCTTGCGCTCTCAGATGAACG CAAAATCTGAAACAAAGCAACTCAAAGAAGATACTGAGCAGATGATGAAGGCGAAGGGTCAGATTTGCTCACAGATTTTGGAAAGACAGAGAAAGATTGTATCCTTGGAGTCTGATTCGTCCACTCTTGCACAG ACATTGGAGCttattcaacaagaaaaggCCAGTTTATCTTCCAAACTTTTAGAGATGAG GACTTACTTTACCAAGGTTGGAGAGGAAATCAATGCCAAATTACAGGAACAGCAG GATTGGGTCAATTCTCACAAAATTAGCGGAAAACTAGGAGAGCATGTTTTG GTCAAGGATAGAATCAGTGAGCAAACAGGTGAAACAGAGG gGAAGTCTAGCATTGATGGGGACCTCATTATGGACAATCTG GGGAGTGAAGCAAAGAACAACCTGATAGCAAAATTAGACGCTGCTAAAGCCAAGCTGGATGAAATTTCACGAATGAAATCCAAACTTGTTATGGAGAACAGCAAG aTGAAGCAGCTTCTTGAGCAAGTGAAGTTCAAGGCAAATGATTTTGAG CCAGAGCTAAGAACAATGGATATAAAGACTTTGGAAGAGGAACACAATGCCCTTTTATTGGACAAAGCTGGAGTAATTGAGTACTTGCAAACTCTGCCAAGCCAAATTGAAACACTGAAG GGAATTTCTCATGTCATTACATGTGCATGTGGAAAGGAATACAAGGTGGGTGTAGACTGTTGTGTATGA
- the LOC115959203 gene encoding probable carboxylesterase 18: MSPKLPWKIRLLLSTLNFVTDLCRRSNGTINRCLMSLIDFKSPPSENPTNGVQTSDFTVDPSRNLWFRLYIPTTNNNSNSLPIIFYFHGGGFGFFAANSKPFDDLCQRLAQEIPSIIISINYRLAPEHKYPCQYEDGFDVLKFIDEENFKHFPQKANLKQCFIAGDSAGGNIAHHVALKACGYKFLKLQVIGLISLQPFFGGEERTESETNLAGAPLITVERTDWMWKAFLPQGSDRDHAAANVFGPNSIDIYGLKFPATIVFVGGFDPLQDWQKKYYEGLKRAGKEAYLIEYPNAIHSFYGFPEFPESSLMIKEMRDFMEKQSYK, translated from the coding sequence ATGTCACCTAAACTTCCATGGAAGATCCGTCTCCTCCTTTCCACCCTCAACTTTGTCACCGACTTATGTCGCCGCTCAAACGGCACCATCAACCGCTGTCTTATGAGCCTCATCGACTTCAAATCCCCTCCCTCTGAAAATCCCACCAATGGAGTCCAAACCTCAGATTTCACAGTCGATCCCTCCCGAAACCTTTGGTTTCGCCTCTACAttcccaccaccaacaacaacagcaaTAGCCTCCCAATCATCTTTTACTTCCATGGTGGTGGGTTTGGCTTCTTTGCCGCAAACTCAAAACCCTTCGACGACTTATGCCAACGACTCGCTCAAGAAATCCCCTCCATCATCATCTCCATCAACTACCGCCTCGCACCAGAGCATAAGTATCCATGTCAATACGAAGACGGCTTTGATGTCTTGAAGTTCATCGATGAAGAAAACTTCAAACATTTTCCTCAAAAAGCTAATTTGAAACAGTGTTTTATCGCTGGAGACAGTGCTGGAGGTAATATAGCTCATCATGTGGCACTCAAAGCGTGTGGATATAAGTTTCTTAAGCTGCAAGTTATTGGACTTATATCTTTGCAGCCATTTTTTGGTGGAGAAGAACGAACTGAATCCGAAACCAACCTTGCTGGAGCTCCGCTAATTACAGTGGAGCGTACTGACTGGATGTGGAAAGCGTTTTTGCCACAAGGGTCCGACCGAGACCATGCAGCTGCTAACGTCTTTGGGCCGAACTCCATCGATATTTATGGGTTGAAGTTCCCGGCGACGATTGTGTTTGTTGGAGGGTTCGACCCTTTGCAGGATTGGCAAAAGAAGTACTACGAGGGGTTGAAGAGAGCTGGGAAAGAAGCATATTTGATTGAGTATCCGAATGCGATTCACTCATTTTATGGATTTCCTGAGTTTCCTGAGTCATCGTTGATGATTAAGGAGATGAGGGATTTCATGGAAAAGCAATCCTACAAATGA
- the LOC115960677 gene encoding uncharacterized protein LOC115960677 isoform X4: MEDYLLCMKTLRSQMNDVEDQTAKITVEEQMQLTTIQTLEIDLNSAKSETKQLKEDTEQMMKAKGQICSQILERQRKIVSLESDSSTLAQTLELIQQEKASLSSKLLEMRTYFTKVGEEINAKLQEQQDWVNSHKISGKLGEHVLVKDRISEQTGETEGKSSIDGDLIMDNLMKQLLEQVKFKANDFEPELRTMDIKTLEEEHNALLLDKAGVIEYLQTLPSQIETLKGISHVITCACGKEYKVGVDCCV, encoded by the exons ATGGAGGATTACTTGCTGTGCATGAAGACCTTGCGCTCTCAGATGAACG atgtgGAGGATCAAACTGCAAAGATCACTGTCGAAGAGCAAATGCAGTTAACCACCATTCAAACCTTGGAAATCGATCTCAATTCTG CAAAATCTGAAACAAAGCAACTCAAAGAAGATACTGAGCAGATGATGAAGGCGAAGGGTCAGATTTGCTCACAGATTTTGGAAAGACAGAGAAAGATTGTATCCTTGGAGTCTGATTCGTCCACTCTTGCACAG ACATTGGAGCttattcaacaagaaaaggCCAGTTTATCTTCCAAACTTTTAGAGATGAG GACTTACTTTACCAAGGTTGGAGAGGAAATCAATGCCAAATTACAGGAACAGCAG GATTGGGTCAATTCTCACAAAATTAGCGGAAAACTAGGAGAGCATGTTTTG GTCAAGGATAGAATCAGTGAGCAAACAGGTGAAACAGAGG gGAAGTCTAGCATTGATGGGGACCTCATTATGGACAATCTG aTGAAGCAGCTTCTTGAGCAAGTGAAGTTCAAGGCAAATGATTTTGAG CCAGAGCTAAGAACAATGGATATAAAGACTTTGGAAGAGGAACACAATGCCCTTTTATTGGACAAAGCTGGAGTAATTGAGTACTTGCAAACTCTGCCAAGCCAAATTGAAACACTGAAG GGAATTTCTCATGTCATTACATGTGCATGTGGAAAGGAATACAAGGTGGGTGTAGACTGTTGTGTATGA
- the LOC115959955 gene encoding probable sucrose-phosphate synthase 4 — protein sequence MARNEWINGYLEAILDVGSNLKKTFDGKLSVSKIEEKDHKEDKLFSPTKYFVEEVVNSFDETDLHRTWIKVIATRNTRDRSNRLENMCWRIWHLARKKKQIAWDDAKKLAKRRIEREQGRNDAADDLSELSEGEKEKSDTNVSESTKDFSRINSVMHLWSEDDKSRRLYIVLISIHGLIRGENMELGRDSDTGGQVKYVVELARALANTKGVHRVDLLTRQITSPDVDFSYGEPIEMISCPSDGSGSCGAYIIRLPCGPRDKYIPKESLWPYIPEFVDGALNHVVNMARALGEQVGGGKPTWPYVIHGHYADAGEVATHLSGALNVPMVLTGHSLGRNKFEQLLKQGRLSREDINSTYKIMRRIEAEELSLDAAEMVVTSTRQEIEEQWGLYDGFDLKLERKLRVRRRRGVSCHGRNMPRMVVIPPGMDFSYVTTQDSLEGDGDLKSLLGPDRSNQSKRNLPPIWSEVMRFFTNPHKPMILALSRPDPKKNVTTLLKAFGECQQLRELANLTLILGNRDDIEEMPNSSSVVLTTVLKLIDKYDMYGQVAYPKHHKQSEVPDIYRLAAKTKGVFINPALVEPFGLTLIEATAYGLPVVATKNGGPVDILKVLNNGLLVDPHDQKALSDALLKLVADKNLWLECRKNGLKNIHHFSWPEHCRNYLSHVDHCRNHHPTARLEIMPIPEEPMSDSLKEVEDLSLRFSIEGDTKINGELDAATRQKELIEAITRMASSKGNNPSANYYPGRRQWLFVIATDCYNSTGDCTETLSATIKNVMKAASSGIGLGRIGFVLSTSLNLQETIEALKCCQVNIEDFDALVCKSGSEMYYPWRDMVADVDYESHVEYRWPGDNVRSMVTRLARIEGEAEDDIMEYVSAGSSRCYSYSVKPGAKTRKIDDLHQRLRMRGFRCNLVYTRAASRLNVVPLFASRIQALRYLSIIWGIDLSKVAVFVGEKGDTDYEDLLAGLHKTIILRGSVEHGSEKLLRSEDSFKREDAVPQDSPNITFIEESYEAHDISASLEAVGIK from the exons ATGGCGAGAAACGAATGGATTAATGGGTATTTGGAGGCGATTTTGGACGTGGGAAGTAACCTAAAGAAAACGTTTGATGGGAAACTGAGTGTTTCaaagattgaagaaaaagatCATAAGGAAGACAAGTTATTTAGTCCCACAAAATACTTCGTTGAAGAAGTTGTTAATAGCTTTGATGAGACTGACCTCCACAGAACTTGGATTAAG GTAATAGCAACAAGGAATACCCGTGATCGCAGTAATAGGCTTGAGAATATGTGCTGGCGTATTTGGCATCTCGCTCGCAAAAAGAAACAG ATAGCATGGGACGATGCAAAAAAGCTAGCAAAACGGCGTATAGAACGAGAACAAGGCCGTAATGATGCTGCAGATGACCTTTCTGAGCTCTCAGAAGGTGAGAAGGAGAAGAGTGATACCAATGTCTCAGAATCGACCAAGGATTTTTCCAGGATCAACTCTGTTATGCATCTTTGGTCAGAGGATGATAAGTCTAGGAGACTTTACATTGTCCTCATCAG TATTCATGGGTTGATACGGGGAGAAAATATGGAACTTGGAAGAGATTCTGATACTGGTGGTCAG GTGAAATATGTTGTTGAACTTGCTCGAGCACTGGCCAACACAAAAGGGGTCCATCGTGTTGATCTCTTAACTAGACAAATCACCTCACCAGATGTAGACTTTAGCTATGGTGAGCCCATCGAGATGATATCATGCCCATCTGATGGAAGTGGTAGCTGTGGAGCCTACATTATTCGCCTACCTTGTGGGCCTCGTGATAA GTACATACCAAAAGAGTCACTTTGGCCTTATATACCTGAATTTGTCGATGGGGCTCTAAACCATGTAGTGAACATGGCAAGAGCTCTAGGTGAACAAGTGGGTGGGGGAAAGCCAACATGGCCTTATGTGATTCATGGCCACTATGCTGATGCTGGAGAGGTGGCAACTCATTTATCCGGGGCCTTGAACGTGCCGATGGTGCTAACAGGTCACTCATTGGGTCGGAACAAGTTTGAGCAATTGCTTAAACAAGGGAGGCTTTCTAGGGAGGACATAAATTCAACCTATAAAATTATGAGGAGGATTGAAGCTGAGGAACTGAGTCTGGATGCGGCTGAAATGGTGGTGACTAGCACAAGGCAAGAGATTGAAGAGCAATGGGGATTGTACGACGGCTTCGATCTCAAGCTCGAGAGGAAGCTTAGGGTTAGGAGACGGCGTGGAGTGAGTTGCCATGGACGAAACATGCCAAGGATGGTG GTTATACCACCGGGAATGGACTTCAGCTATGTCACAACTCAAGATTCATTGGAAGGTGATGGTGATCTAAAGTCATTGCTTGGCCCTGACAGATCCAATCAAAGCAAAAGGAATCTACCTCCAATATGGTCAGAG GTCATGAGATTTTTCACAAACCCTCACAAACCCATGATACTTGCATTGTCACGTCCTGACCCCAAGAAAAATGTCACCACATTGCTCAAGGCTTTTGGGGAATGCCAACAACTCCGAGAGCTAGCTAACTTG ACGCTGATACTCGGCAACAGAGACGACATTGAAGAAATGCCTAATAGCAGCTCAGTTGTTCTCACAACAGTACTCAAGCTCATTGACAAGTATGATATGTACGGCCAGGTTGCCTATCCCAAGCATCACAAGCAATCAGAAGTTCCTGATATTTATCGTCTGGCTGCAAAAACAAAG GGAGTTTTCATCAACCCAGCTCTCGTGGAACCTTTTGGTCTCACACTCATTGAG GCAACTGCTTATGGTTTACCAGTGGTCGCCACCAAAAACGGAGGGCCTGTTGATATTCTGAAG GTATTAAATAATGGCCTCCTAGTTGACCCACATGATCAGAAAGCCCTATCAGATGCGCTACTAAAGCTTGTTGCAGACAAAAACCTTTGGCTTGAATGCCGGAAGAATGGCCTAAAGAATATCCACCATTTTTCATGGCCAGAACATTGCCGTAACTACCTCTCACATGTTGATCACTGTCGGAATCACCACCCCACTGCTCGTCTTGAGATAATGCCAATTCCTGAAGAACCGATGAGTGACTCTTTGAAGGAAGTGGAGGACCTTTCTTTGAGATTCTCCATAGAAGGAGACACAAAGATCAATGGAGAACTTGATGCTGCAACCAGGCAAAAGGAACTCATTGAAGCCATAACCAGAATGGCTTCCTCTAAGGGTAATAATCCCAGTGCCAATTACTACCCTGGTAGACGGCAGTGGCTATTTGTAATAGCCACAGATTGTTATAATAGCACTGGGGATTGCACTGAAACCTTGTCGGCAACTATCAAGAATGTTATGAAAGCTGCAAGCTCAGGTATAGGCTTGGGTCGGATAGGCTTTGTATTATCAACCAGTTTGAATTTACAAGAGACCATAGAAGCCTTGAAATGCTGCCAAGTAAATATAGAAGACTTTGATGCATTGGTGTGTAAAAGTGGAAGTGAAATGTATTACCCATGGAGAGATATGGTTGCTGATGTGGACTATGAATCCCACGTGGAGTACAGATGGCCTGGTGACAATGTTAGGTCTATGGTGACAAGGCTTGCCAGGATAGAAGGTGAGGCTGAGGATGACATCATGGAGTATGTGAGTGCAGGGAGCTCTAGGTGCTACTCTTATAGTGTGAAACCAGGAGCCAAG ACCCGTAAGATAGATGACCTCCACCAGAGGCTACGGATGAGAGGCTTCCGATGCAACCTTGTCTACACACGTGCCGCATCAAGGTTAAATGTGGTGCCATTGTTTGCATCAAGAATTCAAGCACTAAG GTACCTTTCAATTATATGGGGAATTGACCTTTCCAAAGTGGCAGTGTTTGTGGGGGAAAAGGGGGATACAGATTATGAAGACCTGCTTGCTGGCCTCCACAAGACCATTATTCTAAGAGGCTCTGTGGAGCATGGCAGTGAGAAGCTTCTTCGCAGTGAAGACAGTTTTAAAAGAGAAGATGCAGTTCCACAAGATAGCCCTAATATCACCTTTATAGAGGAGAGTTATGAAGCCCATGACATCTCAGCATCCTTAGAAGCTGTGGGGATCAAGTGA
- the LOC115960677 gene encoding uncharacterized protein LOC115960677 isoform X3, translating to MQLTTIQTLEIDLNSAKSETKQLKEDTEQMMKAKGQICSQILERQRKIVSLESDSSTLAQTLELIQQEKASLSSKLLEMRTYFTKVGEEINAKLQEQQDWVNSHKISGKLGEHVLVKDRISEQTGETEGKSSIDGDLIMDNLGSEAKNNLIAKLDAAKAKLDEISRMKSKLVMENSKMKQLLEQVKFKANDFEPELRTMDIKTLEEEHNALLLDKAGVIEYLQTLPSQIETLKGISHVITCACGKEYKVGVDCCV from the exons ATGCAGTTAACCACCATTCAAACCTTGGAAATCGATCTCAATTCTG CAAAATCTGAAACAAAGCAACTCAAAGAAGATACTGAGCAGATGATGAAGGCGAAGGGTCAGATTTGCTCACAGATTTTGGAAAGACAGAGAAAGATTGTATCCTTGGAGTCTGATTCGTCCACTCTTGCACAG ACATTGGAGCttattcaacaagaaaaggCCAGTTTATCTTCCAAACTTTTAGAGATGAG GACTTACTTTACCAAGGTTGGAGAGGAAATCAATGCCAAATTACAGGAACAGCAG GATTGGGTCAATTCTCACAAAATTAGCGGAAAACTAGGAGAGCATGTTTTG GTCAAGGATAGAATCAGTGAGCAAACAGGTGAAACAGAGG gGAAGTCTAGCATTGATGGGGACCTCATTATGGACAATCTG GGGAGTGAAGCAAAGAACAACCTGATAGCAAAATTAGACGCTGCTAAAGCCAAGCTGGATGAAATTTCACGAATGAAATCCAAACTTGTTATGGAGAACAGCAAG aTGAAGCAGCTTCTTGAGCAAGTGAAGTTCAAGGCAAATGATTTTGAG CCAGAGCTAAGAACAATGGATATAAAGACTTTGGAAGAGGAACACAATGCCCTTTTATTGGACAAAGCTGGAGTAATTGAGTACTTGCAAACTCTGCCAAGCCAAATTGAAACACTGAAG GGAATTTCTCATGTCATTACATGTGCATGTGGAAAGGAATACAAGGTGGGTGTAGACTGTTGTGTATGA
- the LOC115960677 gene encoding uncharacterized protein LOC115960677 isoform X1 yields MEDYLLCMKTLRSQMNDVEDQTAKITVEEQMQLTTIQTLEIDLNSAKSETKQLKEDTEQMMKAKGQICSQILERQRKIVSLESDSSTLAQTLELIQQEKASLSSKLLEMRTYFTKVGEEINAKLQEQQDWVNSHKISGKLGEHVLVKDRISEQTGETEGKSSIDGDLIMDNLGSEAKNNLIAKLDAAKAKLDEISRMKSKLVMENSKMKQLLEQVKFKANDFEPELRTMDIKTLEEEHNALLLDKAGVIEYLQTLPSQIETLKGISHVITCACGKEYKVGVDCCV; encoded by the exons ATGGAGGATTACTTGCTGTGCATGAAGACCTTGCGCTCTCAGATGAACG atgtgGAGGATCAAACTGCAAAGATCACTGTCGAAGAGCAAATGCAGTTAACCACCATTCAAACCTTGGAAATCGATCTCAATTCTG CAAAATCTGAAACAAAGCAACTCAAAGAAGATACTGAGCAGATGATGAAGGCGAAGGGTCAGATTTGCTCACAGATTTTGGAAAGACAGAGAAAGATTGTATCCTTGGAGTCTGATTCGTCCACTCTTGCACAG ACATTGGAGCttattcaacaagaaaaggCCAGTTTATCTTCCAAACTTTTAGAGATGAG GACTTACTTTACCAAGGTTGGAGAGGAAATCAATGCCAAATTACAGGAACAGCAG GATTGGGTCAATTCTCACAAAATTAGCGGAAAACTAGGAGAGCATGTTTTG GTCAAGGATAGAATCAGTGAGCAAACAGGTGAAACAGAGG gGAAGTCTAGCATTGATGGGGACCTCATTATGGACAATCTG GGGAGTGAAGCAAAGAACAACCTGATAGCAAAATTAGACGCTGCTAAAGCCAAGCTGGATGAAATTTCACGAATGAAATCCAAACTTGTTATGGAGAACAGCAAG aTGAAGCAGCTTCTTGAGCAAGTGAAGTTCAAGGCAAATGATTTTGAG CCAGAGCTAAGAACAATGGATATAAAGACTTTGGAAGAGGAACACAATGCCCTTTTATTGGACAAAGCTGGAGTAATTGAGTACTTGCAAACTCTGCCAAGCCAAATTGAAACACTGAAG GGAATTTCTCATGTCATTACATGTGCATGTGGAAAGGAATACAAGGTGGGTGTAGACTGTTGTGTATGA
- the LOC115960677 gene encoding uncharacterized protein LOC115960677 isoform X5: protein MEDYLLCMKTLRSQMNDVEDQTAKITVEEQMQLTTIQTLEIDLNSAKSETKQLKEDTEQMMKAKGQICSQILERQRKIVSLESDSSTLAQTLELIQQEKASLSSKLLEMRTYFTKVGEEINAKLQEQQDWVNSHKISGKLGEHVLVKDRISEQTGETEGKSSIDGDLIMDNLGSEAKNNLIAKLDAAKAKLDEISRMKSKLVMENSKMKQLLEQVKFKANDFES from the exons ATGGAGGATTACTTGCTGTGCATGAAGACCTTGCGCTCTCAGATGAACG atgtgGAGGATCAAACTGCAAAGATCACTGTCGAAGAGCAAATGCAGTTAACCACCATTCAAACCTTGGAAATCGATCTCAATTCTG CAAAATCTGAAACAAAGCAACTCAAAGAAGATACTGAGCAGATGATGAAGGCGAAGGGTCAGATTTGCTCACAGATTTTGGAAAGACAGAGAAAGATTGTATCCTTGGAGTCTGATTCGTCCACTCTTGCACAG ACATTGGAGCttattcaacaagaaaaggCCAGTTTATCTTCCAAACTTTTAGAGATGAG GACTTACTTTACCAAGGTTGGAGAGGAAATCAATGCCAAATTACAGGAACAGCAG GATTGGGTCAATTCTCACAAAATTAGCGGAAAACTAGGAGAGCATGTTTTG GTCAAGGATAGAATCAGTGAGCAAACAGGTGAAACAGAGG gGAAGTCTAGCATTGATGGGGACCTCATTATGGACAATCTG GGGAGTGAAGCAAAGAACAACCTGATAGCAAAATTAGACGCTGCTAAAGCCAAGCTGGATGAAATTTCACGAATGAAATCCAAACTTGTTATGGAGAACAGCAAG aTGAAGCAGCTTCTTGAGCAAGTGAAGTTCAAGGCAAATGATTTTGAG AGCTAA